A stretch of the Erinaceus europaeus chromosome 23, mEriEur2.1, whole genome shotgun sequence genome encodes the following:
- the LOC103125131 gene encoding zinc finger protein 14-like isoform X3 — translation MAVSQDAISCEDVTVNFSQEEWALLNPSEKKLYKDVMWEIFHNLVLIGKLQEDSFIEQQQDHEGSKQRNIEDKISEKKEGSRYRENPHESEICHKKFTCSSYLLTYERIQSRENPCMCKLCHKEFIQSSKVWTNERFQSGDNFYECEQQCSKTFSQSSSLQMHERTYIGEKPYECKTCSKTFIQSSHLQIHEKTHSGEKPYKCKQCSKTFSNSSSLRRHQRTHREEKSCRCEQCGKTFSGSSYLRVHERTHSGERPYECKQCSKAFGYPFALQIHERTHSGEKPYECKQCSKTFSSSGSLLRHERTHSGEKPYECKQCSKTFITSSHLRVHERTHSGEKPYGCKQCSKTFITSGHLRVHERTHSGERPYECKQCSKAFGYSFALQIHERTHSGEKPYKCKQCSKTFICSSHLRSHERTHSGEKPYECKQCRKTFSQYSSLQTHERTHSGEKPYECKQCSKTFSSLGSLRKHERIHSGEKPYECKQCRKTFITSGHLRVHERTHSGEKPYEYKQCSKTFSSSSLWAHEIALSGEKPYEYKQCSENFITSGHLWVHESAHSGERPCECKQCSKAFGYPFALQIHERTHREKPMNVNNVVKHSFVPVFFGAIK, via the exons atggcAGTTTCACAG GATGCAATATCTTGTGAAGATGTAACTGTGAACTTTAGTCAAGAGGAATGGGCACTGCtaaatccttcagagaagaaactctacaaagATGTGATGTGGGAAATATTCCATAACCTTGTCTTAATAG GAAAATTGCAGGAAGATTCTTTCATTGAACAACAGCAAGACCATGAAGGgagtaaacaaag aaatATAGAAGATAAGATAtctgagaagaaggaaggaagtcgATATAGAGAGAACCCTCATGAAAGTGAAATCTGTCACAAGAAATTCACTTGTTCCAGTTATCTTCTAACATATGAAAGAATTCAAAGCAGGGAGAATCCCTGTATGTGTAAACTATGTCATAAAGAATTCATTCAATCCAGTAAAGTTTGGACAAATGAGAGATTTCAAAGTGGAGACAATTTCTATGAATGTGAAcagcaatgtagtaaaacattcagtcagtCTAGTTCTCTACAGATGCATGAAAGAACTTAcattggagagaaaccctatgaatgtaaaacatgtagtaaaacattcattcaATCCAGTCATCTTCAGATACATGAAAAGACTCACAGTGGTGAGAAACCCTacaaatgtaaacaatgtagtaaaacattcagtaatTCAAGCTCTCTTCGGAGACATCAGAGAACTCACAGGGAAGAGAAATCCTGTAGGTGTGAACAGTGTGGGAAAACATTCAGTGGTTCCAGTTATCTCcgggtacatgaaagaactcacagtggagagagaccctatgaatgtaaacaatgtagtaaagcttTTGGCTATCCTTTTGCTCTTcagatacatgaaagaactcacagtggagagaaaccctatgaatgtaagcaatgtagtaaaacattcagtagtTCAGGTTCTCTTCTtagacatgaaagaactcacagtggagagaaaccctacgaatgtaaacagtgtagtaaaacctTCATTACTTCCAGTCATCTtagggtacatgaaagaactcacagtggagagaaaccctatgggtgtaaacaatgtagtaaaacctTCATTACATCAGGTCATCTtagggtacatgaaagaactcacagtggagagagaccctatgaatgtaaacaatgtagtaaagcctTTGGCTATTCTTTTGCTCTTCAGATACATGAAAGAacacacagtggagagaaaccctacaaatgtaaacagtgtagtaaaacattcatttgttccagtcatcttcggagccatgaaagaactcacagtggggagaaaccctatgaatgtaaacaatgtaggaaaacattcagtcagTACAGttctcttcagacacatgaaagaactcacagtggagagaaaccctatgaatgtaaacaatgcagtaaaacattcagtaGTTTAGGCTCTCttcggaaacatgaaagaattcatagtggagagaaaccctatgaatgtaaacaatgtaggaaaacCTTCATTACATCTGGTCATCTTcgggtacatgaaagaactcacagtggagagaaaccctatgaatataaacagtgtagtaaaacattcagttctagTTCCCTCTGGGCACATGAAATAGCtctcagtggagagaaaccctatgaatataaACAGTGTAGTGAAAACTTCATTACATCAGGTCATCTTTGGGTACATGAAAGTGCTCACAGTGGAGAGAGACCctgtgaatgtaaacaatgtagtaaagcttTTGGCTATCCTTTTGCTCTTCAGattcatgaaagaactcacagagagaaaccaatgaatgtaaacaatgtagtaaagcattcatttGTTCCAGTATTCTTTGGAGCCATAAAATAA